Proteins encoded by one window of Candidatus Odinarchaeum yellowstonii:
- a CDS encoding B12-binding domain-containing radical SAM protein, translating into METDIVLVYPYINVELDRSVFRYPPLGLGYIASSVLKHTDLNVKIVDCTFNSLEKSIREIELLKPRILGIYSMVTINHNAINIARYFRKKVELILAGGPLPTLTPESYLDDFDVVILGEGENTIIELLDAYRNRRNLGQIKGIAYKENNTVKITQRRDLIKNLDNIPFPARELFPNSKYKWYWKKFYGYTATSIISTRGCPHLCDFCSNPVFGVSYRERSPWNVVEEMMDIKKLGYERIFFADDCFTQNPRRVSEICNILIKEKIDVEWMCLSRADIFNEKIAKVMAKAGCKRVFFGIESGNNSVLKIMGKNITKKDAENAIKAAAVTGIETGGFFILGYPGDSTNTIIETVNFSSELPLNYLSYSFPYPIPGTGLYEKVKERIVKKEWIKKKGSATRHDLLYKSGFTEFKLRVAMQKGLIQHKLSKGGYFSKAFKHVFKKLTNLILKIIK; encoded by the coding sequence ATGGAGACTGATATAGTATTAGTTTATCCATATATAAATGTTGAATTAGACAGATCGGTTTTCAGATATCCGCCTTTGGGGTTAGGTTATATAGCTTCAAGTGTATTGAAACACACGGATTTAAATGTCAAAATAGTGGATTGCACATTTAATAGTTTAGAGAAAAGTATCCGCGAAATAGAGCTCCTTAAACCTAGAATATTAGGTATATACTCAATGGTTACAATAAATCACAACGCCATTAATATAGCTAGATACTTTAGAAAAAAAGTAGAGCTAATATTAGCTGGAGGCCCTCTGCCTACATTAACACCTGAAAGCTACTTAGATGATTTCGATGTAGTTATATTAGGAGAAGGAGAAAACACGATTATTGAATTACTTGACGCGTATCGAAACAGGCGAAATTTGGGTCAAATCAAGGGAATAGCCTATAAAGAAAATAATACTGTTAAGATAACGCAGAGAAGAGATCTAATAAAAAACTTGGATAATATACCTTTTCCGGCTAGAGAATTATTTCCAAATAGTAAGTATAAATGGTATTGGAAAAAATTTTATGGATATACGGCTACAAGTATTATCTCAACTAGAGGCTGCCCTCACTTATGTGATTTTTGTAGTAATCCTGTTTTCGGTGTAAGTTACAGGGAAAGATCTCCTTGGAATGTTGTCGAAGAGATGATGGATATAAAAAAACTAGGTTACGAGAGAATTTTCTTCGCAGATGATTGTTTTACTCAGAATCCTAGGAGAGTAAGCGAGATCTGCAATATTCTAATTAAGGAGAAGATAGACGTAGAGTGGATGTGCTTAAGCAGAGCGGACATATTTAATGAGAAAATAGCTAAGGTAATGGCTAAAGCTGGATGCAAGCGCGTATTTTTCGGCATAGAGTCAGGTAACAACAGTGTTCTTAAGATTATGGGTAAAAATATCACTAAAAAAGATGCGGAGAATGCGATTAAAGCCGCTGCGGTAACAGGAATTGAAACAGGGGGTTTCTTCATATTAGGTTATCCAGGTGATTCAACCAACACGATTATAGAAACAGTTAACTTTTCTTCAGAACTTCCACTAAACTACTTATCATATTCTTTTCCTTATCCAATTCCTGGAACAGGCTTATATGAAAAAGTTAAAGAAAGAATAGTTAAAAAGGAATGGATTAAAAAAAAGGGTTCCGCTACAAGACACGATCTACTTTACAAAAGCGGGTTCACAGAATTCAAGCTTAGAGTAGCTATGCAAAAAGGTTTAATTCAACATAAATTAAGTAAAGGTGGTTATTTTAGCAAAGCCTTTAAACATGTTTTTAAAAAATTAACAAATTTGATATTAAAAATAATAAAATAG
- a CDS encoding ferredoxin:thioredoxin reductase produces the protein MPEVKSTKTISDTERYVNMVASHRGWVLNWDKELVNFLIEGLTTNWNKYGYYNCPCRLSKADRNKDRDIICPCLYADQDIKEYGHCYCGLYLSKEFYNSKRTVSSIPDRRYL, from the coding sequence ATGCCTGAAGTTAAATCAACTAAAACCATATCTGATACCGAACGCTATGTTAATATGGTAGCCTCTCATAGAGGCTGGGTTCTCAACTGGGATAAGGAGCTAGTGAATTTTCTCATCGAAGGGCTTACCACTAACTGGAATAAATACGGTTACTATAACTGTCCGTGCAGGTTATCTAAAGCAGATCGAAATAAAGATAGAGATATTATATGTCCCTGCCTCTACGCGGACCAAGATATTAAAGAATACGGTCACTGCTACTGCGGATTATATTTATCTAAAGAATTCTATAACTCTAAGAGAACAGTCTCATCTATTCCAGATAGGCGATATCTTTAG
- a CDS encoding glutaredoxin family protein, with protein sequence MNAELNFTHVSGRRNACKITVYALSTCGFCRRALNFLRENEVEFDYIYVDQLPLNVQDELIAKLEKEFNKHVAFPFLVLDGRECYVGFNPEKYQSILEKIDLKEAFKNA encoded by the coding sequence ATGAATGCTGAGTTAAATTTTACTCATGTTTCTGGAAGGAGAAATGCTTGTAAAATAACCGTTTACGCGTTGTCTACATGCGGGTTTTGTAGAAGAGCTTTAAATTTTTTAAGAGAGAACGAAGTTGAGTTTGACTATATATACGTTGATCAACTTCCTTTAAATGTCCAGGATGAGCTGATAGCTAAGCTTGAAAAAGAATTCAACAAACATGTAGCTTTCCCATTTCTAGTATTAGATGGTAGAGAATGCTATGTAGGCTTTAACCCTGAAAAATATCAGAGTATATTAGAGAAAATAGATCTTAAAGAGGCTTTTAAAAATGCCTGA
- a CDS encoding glycosyltransferase family 4 protein, which translates to MDLLIISEKTPDRNYVILADNKINKVITGINNLVRRIHVVCDENYCYNSSLKKILFHPVKNFKKISEKNTLLRLLYHLIYVMRVFLKSLKLIKKNPEIKFIINISGHFTIGLINVLAGLVTGRRSLLRLTESVQAAYFLDNSESLKAKLLNKLSYALAVILEKIVFRLCDKIISVVPPEYYPNIRGFEPKTVFIPDTILTNTDKRVRVKHSEKKIFFVGRLELEKNPFMFLKSILKVAEIRSDFKTLIIGSGKLEEAIRDFIKRNGLDDIVELIKPMPHNKFINLLNECYLLVNSSYIELMPNTILEALACGVPVIAPAIGGIPYLLNHGYNGFLLKNRDQETLAKLINKILDDEQLREKMSFNCKKFFEEIVDLHFGMKAVYDKYAILIKN; encoded by the coding sequence ATGGATTTACTAATAATAAGTGAGAAAACCCCTGATAGAAATTACGTAATATTAGCCGATAATAAGATTAACAAAGTCATCACGGGTATAAACAATTTAGTGAGAAGAATCCATGTGGTTTGTGATGAAAACTATTGCTATAACTCTTCCTTAAAAAAAATACTATTTCATCCTGTTAAAAATTTTAAAAAAATTAGTGAAAAAAACACTTTACTACGGTTATTATATCATTTAATATATGTGATGAGAGTATTTCTTAAAAGCCTTAAGTTAATTAAAAAAAATCCGGAAATAAAGTTCATCATTAATATTTCAGGGCATTTCACAATAGGTTTAATCAATGTTTTAGCAGGATTAGTAACAGGTAGAAGAAGTCTGTTAAGATTAACTGAAAGTGTCCAAGCTGCATATTTCTTAGATAATAGTGAAAGTTTAAAGGCTAAGCTTCTAAATAAATTATCTTACGCTTTAGCTGTAATACTTGAAAAGATAGTGTTCAGATTATGCGATAAAATTATATCAGTGGTCCCACCTGAATATTATCCCAATATCAGAGGGTTCGAGCCCAAAACTGTTTTTATACCGGATACAATTTTGACGAATACGGATAAAAGAGTCAGAGTTAAACATTCGGAGAAGAAAATATTCTTTGTAGGCAGACTTGAATTGGAGAAGAATCCGTTTATGTTTTTGAAATCTATCTTAAAGGTAGCTGAGATTAGAAGTGATTTTAAAACATTGATAATAGGGAGCGGTAAATTAGAAGAAGCTATTAGAGATTTTATTAAAAGAAATGGACTTGATGATATAGTTGAATTAATCAAGCCTATGCCGCATAACAAGTTTATTAATCTTTTAAATGAGTGTTATCTTCTAGTAAACAGCTCTTACATAGAGTTAATGCCGAATACTATATTAGAGGCATTAGCTTGCGGCGTACCAGTTATAGCACCGGCTATCGGCGGTATACCTTATCTACTCAATCATGGATACAACGGTTTTCTACTAAAGAATAGAGATCAGGAAACTTTGGCAAAACTTATTAATAAGATATTAGACGATGAACAGCTTCGAGAGAAAATGTCATTTAACTGTAAGAAATTTTTTGAAGAAATTGTTGACTTACATTTTGGGATGAAAGCTGTTTACGATAAGTATGCGATTTTAATCAAAAATTAA
- a CDS encoding glycosyltransferase family 4 protein, whose translation MKILQVSAYPPGRYGGSERFAIQLSERLAKKGHEVTLITSNFDKQVFYEKVNGVKVYRYKCINNLWNVNPLTVIFPKLLREGDKYDVVHAHGHIFFTSNQVALVKKIKKYKYVLHLHGGIIPEPNSGGEKRFLVKKWVYDPTIGRFTVNTADIIASVSKCDIENAIRIFSCDPEKFVWIPPAVDTKRFFNNHNSNNNVNNITFIGRLEPWKGADLFINIAKKIYKLNPNIRFTVVGDGSLKYELIKSAAGYPIRFLGAVQHENIPDILSESTVLILPSRLEGLPTVCIEALACGVPVIASDVGGVCEVIDHGRTGFIFNLNELDKAVEYTMSLVNNPDLKMKMGLAGSKIVEKMFSWDEITRRVEELYKRLI comes from the coding sequence GTGAAGATTCTTCAAGTTTCAGCTTACCCCCCCGGTCGCTACGGCGGATCGGAGAGATTCGCAATTCAACTATCAGAAAGGTTAGCTAAAAAAGGACATGAAGTAACCCTTATTACATCTAATTTTGATAAACAAGTATTTTATGAGAAAGTGAACGGTGTTAAAGTTTACCGTTATAAGTGCATTAATAATCTTTGGAATGTAAACCCTTTAACAGTAATTTTTCCTAAACTACTCCGAGAAGGCGATAAATACGATGTAGTTCACGCTCACGGCCATATATTTTTTACATCTAACCAGGTGGCATTAGTTAAAAAAATTAAAAAATACAAGTACGTGCTTCACCTTCACGGTGGAATTATCCCAGAGCCTAACAGCGGAGGAGAGAAACGGTTTTTAGTTAAAAAATGGGTTTACGATCCTACAATTGGCAGATTCACCGTGAATACAGCTGATATAATCGCTTCAGTTTCGAAATGTGATATAGAGAACGCTATCAGGATTTTTAGCTGTGACCCTGAAAAATTTGTTTGGATCCCCCCGGCTGTAGACACTAAAAGATTCTTTAATAACCACAATTCTAATAACAATGTTAATAATATAACTTTCATCGGCCGATTAGAGCCTTGGAAAGGAGCCGATTTATTTATTAACATAGCTAAAAAAATTTATAAATTAAATCCTAATATTCGTTTCACAGTTGTCGGAGATGGCTCGTTAAAATATGAACTAATTAAATCCGCCGCAGGTTACCCAATCCGATTTTTAGGCGCCGTCCAGCATGAGAATATTCCTGATATATTATCTGAGAGCACAGTTCTAATATTGCCTTCAAGATTGGAGGGATTACCTACAGTCTGCATTGAAGCGCTAGCTTGCGGTGTACCTGTAATTGCCTCAGATGTCGGTGGAGTTTGTGAGGTAATAGATCATGGTAGAACAGGATTTATTTTTAATCTTAATGAACTAGATAAAGCCGTAGAATACACTATGAGTTTAGTTAATAACCCTGATTTAAAAATGAAAATGGGTTTAGCAGGTAGCAAGATAGTTGAAAAAATGTTTTCATGGGATGAAATAACTAGAAGAGTCGAAGAATTATATAAGAGACTTATTTAA
- a CDS encoding glycosyltransferase family 4 protein, whose product MNLLMLANITLPPSTGDAVHFLELARHFSEKGLKVTLILPKPLTAFKINLKIQHHFYRRFNFPVLGSFLNLLAMTIAVLKICASKKFDAIYLRQATFFFIINFVSKILKLPVFFEVNGLYSYEEKMRGGGAFKVWFYRFLDDLAIRKAKGVICVSGGLYKYALNIKRSPKNILSSTNAVDLELFNKKFDYLTIREKYKFGENAILIFIGNLTPWYDFNILLEAMKIIRGKRSDVKLLIVGRGVLEKEIKNEIIKKGLDNVTMIGAVPHSKIPELLSVSEIGLLPLKKTPHNLFVDIPVKVLEYFAAGKPVISYNVGGISKVVINDYTGFLIPNNSPHILAEKILYLLNNPERKKILGLNARKLCAEKYSWNNVAKQIVDFINLIIQNNFK is encoded by the coding sequence TTGAATCTACTTATGCTAGCTAACATAACTTTACCTCCCTCTACAGGTGATGCTGTTCATTTTCTAGAATTAGCTCGCCACTTTTCTGAAAAAGGCTTGAAGGTGACATTAATATTACCTAAACCTTTAACCGCTTTTAAAATTAATTTAAAAATTCAACACCACTTTTACCGCCGTTTTAACTTCCCAGTTTTAGGCAGTTTCCTCAACTTATTAGCTATGACCATAGCTGTTTTAAAGATTTGCGCAAGTAAGAAATTTGATGCGATCTATCTGCGTCAAGCCACGTTTTTTTTCATAATTAATTTTGTATCAAAAATTTTAAAGCTACCAGTCTTCTTTGAAGTAAACGGGTTGTACTCTTATGAGGAGAAAATGCGTGGAGGCGGAGCTTTTAAAGTATGGTTTTACAGATTTCTAGATGATTTAGCAATTCGTAAAGCTAAGGGAGTTATATGTGTGAGCGGAGGTTTGTACAAGTACGCGCTGAATATAAAAAGAAGCCCCAAAAATATTTTATCTTCAACTAACGCTGTTGACCTTGAATTATTCAATAAAAAATTTGATTATTTAACGATCAGAGAAAAATATAAGTTCGGGGAAAACGCCATCCTAATTTTTATTGGAAACCTAACCCCTTGGTACGATTTTAATATACTACTTGAGGCTATGAAGATTATTAGAGGTAAAAGATCTGATGTTAAATTGCTCATAGTTGGAAGGGGGGTTCTTGAAAAAGAGATTAAAAATGAGATCATAAAGAAGGGCTTAGATAACGTTACTATGATTGGCGCTGTCCCCCACTCTAAAATACCTGAATTACTGAGTGTATCCGAAATAGGTCTACTACCATTAAAAAAAACCCCGCACAATTTATTTGTTGATATTCCAGTTAAGGTATTAGAATATTTCGCTGCCGGTAAGCCTGTAATTTCCTATAATGTAGGGGGTATTTCAAAAGTCGTCATCAATGATTACACAGGGTTTCTTATTCCAAATAATTCACCTCATATTTTAGCTGAGAAAATATTATACTTGTTAAACAACCCTGAGCGAAAAAAGATTTTAGGTTTGAACGCGAGGAAACTATGCGCTGAGAAATATTCTTGGAATAATGTTGCAAAGCAAATCGTAGATTTTATTAATTTAATTATACAAAACAATTTTAAATAA
- the otsB gene encoding trehalose-phosphatase, producing MSGVKPIHLFKALSEIELRMRKAERIIIFTDYDGTLIPTAERPELAVADEELKTLLNNLASNPRIKIIIASGRAIQTLKRLIPLKNVIYAGDHGINVEFPSGEVFTWRKAKLVNPLVEEIYRELSEFFKNERGVIIEKKNSNLSVHYRLLTDFNKIRETVQATYLIVEKCDKNNLLQVFTGSKIVEIRAKGWDKGKVVEIAGRKLKITSRDLVFFIGDDVTDEDGFRKIKPTGVSVIVKNGCERETVAEYFLNDPFELRFFLHNLPLKLVNSNI from the coding sequence ATGAGCGGGGTTAAACCGATTCACTTATTTAAAGCTTTAAGCGAAATCGAGCTGCGAATGAGAAAGGCTGAAAGAATCATCATCTTCACCGATTATGACGGCACACTTATTCCCACAGCTGAGAGGCCTGAGTTAGCTGTAGCGGATGAGGAATTAAAAACTCTACTGAATAATCTCGCGTCTAACCCTAGGATTAAAATAATTATCGCTAGTGGTAGAGCTATCCAAACATTAAAACGATTGATTCCGCTAAAAAACGTGATATACGCTGGCGACCATGGTATAAACGTCGAATTCCCCTCGGGCGAAGTATTCACTTGGCGTAAAGCTAAACTAGTCAACCCTCTCGTAGAGGAAATTTATAGAGAATTATCAGAGTTTTTTAAAAATGAGCGCGGTGTAATTATTGAGAAGAAGAACTCTAATCTGAGCGTCCACTATCGGCTTTTAACAGATTTTAATAAGATTCGTGAAACAGTTCAAGCCACCTACCTCATAGTTGAGAAATGTGATAAGAACAATTTACTTCAAGTATTCACAGGCTCCAAAATAGTTGAGATACGCGCTAAAGGCTGGGATAAAGGTAAAGTAGTGGAAATAGCTGGTAGAAAACTAAAAATAACTAGTCGCGATCTAGTTTTTTTCATTGGAGACGACGTTACAGATGAAGACGGTTTTAGAAAGATTAAGCCTACAGGTGTGTCTGTTATTGTGAAAAACGGATGTGAACGGGAGACGGTTGCTGAGTATTTTCTAAATGATCCCTTTGAGCTGAGATTTTTTCTACATAATTTACCTTTAAAACTGGTAAACTCTAATATTTGA